The proteins below come from a single Malus domestica chromosome 03, GDT2T_hap1 genomic window:
- the LOC103421235 gene encoding uncharacterized protein: MTSLSGLGIGLSVVFGCLLLALVAELYYLLWWKKRVTNREIEEEEDDDYISSNHAKEIFQFNCFKKPNSLHTSSNRNSNSHENLREPDVNVNGSSEPDLEQGSRKDLLLKLNGEENVEISELMRLHNLAGPPRFLFTIKEEEKEDLESEDGKSKSSRKGSRTRSLSDIILAVDTPFLSPMPSPSVKLSPLSNLEAYKHHGFNPLFESSTEAEMNRLKSSPPPKFKFLRDAEEKLLRRLMEEAEKRAAKNGGTGASAAQDCGAKASTNSTMTAEEREGSFIRLIVGNNKENHQNPPSSSKVLPLVSSPACSTQLDKMGQLDLC, translated from the coding sequence ATGACGTCTTTGAGTGGATTGGGAATTGGGTTGAGCGTGGTTTTTGGGTGCCTGCTGTTGGCACTTGTTGCAGAGCTTTACTACCTGCTATGGTGGAAGAAGAGAGTCACCAACAGAGAgattgaggaggaagaagatgatgactACATCAGCAGCAACCATGCAAAGGAAATCTTCCAATTTAATTGCTTCAAAAAACCCAATTCTCTTCACACCAGCAGCAATCGAAATTCAAATTCCcatgagaatttgagagagccAGATGTGAATGTCAATGGAAGTAGCGAGCCGGATTTGGAACAGGGTTCTAGAAAGGATTTGCTGTTGAAGCTCAATGGGGAAGAAAATGTGGAAATCTCAGAGCTGATGAGGCTGCACAATCTGGCTGGCCCACCAAGGTTTTTGTTCAcaatcaaggaggaagaaaaggagGATTTGGAATCAGAAGATGGGAAATCTAAAAGTAGCAGAAAAGGGTCAAGAACTAGAAGCTTGAGTGATATAATTTTGGCTGTGGACACACCTTTTCTCTCCCCTATGCCCTCCCCATCAGTAAAACTTTCACCTTTGAGCAATTTGGAGGCCTACAAACACCATGGATTCAACCCCCTCTTTGAATCCTCCACGGAGGCTGAGATGAACAGGCTGAAATCTTCACCCCCTCCAAAGTTCAAGTTCTTGAGAGATGCAGAGGAGAAGCTGCTGAGGAGATTGATGGAGGAAGCTGAGAAAAGGGCAGCTAAAAATGGCGGTACTGGAGCTTCTGCAGCTCAAGATTGTGGGGctaaagcttcaacaaattcaACAATGACagcagaagagagagaggggtctTTTATAAGACTCATTGTTGGCAACAACAAGGAGAATCATCAGAATCCTCCAAGCTCTTCCAAGGTACTTCCACTGGTTTCTTCTCCTGCATGTTCAACCCAACTTGACAAGATGGGGCAATTAGATCTCTGTTAA
- the LOC139194418 gene encoding uncharacterized protein, whose amino-acid sequence MGRKVGTVYINPKKFGTFHKPCMKEMIAFLNCMAPNQLCDDKCVKQKELLGTCMEAQSNKNRKSMGSINYHLQRLSRGRK is encoded by the exons ATGGGTCGGAAAGTTGGTACGGTGTATATAAATCCAAAGAAATTTGGCACTTTTCACAAACCTTGCATGAAGGAAATGATAGCATTTCTCAACTGCATGGCTCCAAACCAGCTCTGTGATGATAAGTGTGTAAAGCAGAAGGAACTTTTGGGTACTTGTATGGAGGCTCAG AGCAACAAAAACAGAAAGTCAATGGGAAGCATCAATTATCACTTGCAGAGGCTGAGCAGGGGAAGGAAGTAG